In one Pseudarthrobacter sp. NBSH8 genomic region, the following are encoded:
- a CDS encoding sugar porter family MFS transporter, with amino-acid sequence MPTAKEQTTAKIPQRVIWLALAGAVGGFLFGFDSSVVNGAVDAIKVEFALSEAVTGFAVAIALLGCAAGAFLAGKVADRYGRIPAMKLGALLFLVSAIGTGFALGVWDLIFWRLVGGLGIGLASVIAPAYISEISPRQVRGRLASLQQLAITTGIFAALLSDALFATTAGGADQPFWLGLEAWRWMFLAAAVPAVVYGWIAYTLPESPRFLVFQGKEDEARKVFDSIAPSEDTDRHIREIQDAIEEDKLSGQKGSLRGKTFGLQAVVWVGIVLSVLQQFVGINVIFYYSTTLWKAVGFQEKDSLTISVATSITNILVTLVAIALVDRIGRRPILLAGSIGMAISLGTMALAFSAAVGSGSEISLPGVWGPVALVAANIFVVSFGASWGPLVWVLLGEIFPSRIRARALGLAAAAQWVANFAITLSFPVMAAASLPLTYAMYALFAAASFFFVMFKVPETNGMSLEQAETLFVPKGSKKA; translated from the coding sequence ATGCCCACCGCCAAGGAGCAGACAACCGCCAAGATCCCGCAGCGGGTGATCTGGCTGGCCCTCGCGGGCGCGGTAGGCGGCTTCCTGTTCGGCTTCGACTCCTCCGTGGTGAACGGTGCAGTGGATGCCATCAAGGTTGAGTTCGCGCTCTCCGAGGCCGTCACCGGCTTCGCCGTGGCCATCGCCCTGCTGGGCTGCGCGGCAGGTGCGTTCCTCGCCGGCAAGGTCGCCGACCGCTACGGCCGCATTCCCGCCATGAAGCTCGGCGCGCTGCTGTTCCTGGTCAGCGCCATCGGAACCGGCTTCGCCCTCGGCGTCTGGGACCTGATTTTCTGGCGCCTGGTGGGCGGCCTGGGCATCGGCCTGGCATCGGTGATCGCACCGGCGTACATTTCCGAGATTTCCCCTCGCCAGGTCCGTGGCCGGCTGGCATCGCTGCAGCAGCTGGCCATCACCACCGGTATTTTCGCCGCGCTCCTGTCCGACGCACTCTTCGCCACCACCGCGGGCGGCGCGGACCAGCCGTTCTGGCTGGGCCTGGAAGCCTGGCGCTGGATGTTCCTCGCCGCAGCGGTTCCCGCCGTCGTCTACGGCTGGATCGCCTACACGCTCCCGGAATCCCCGCGGTTCCTCGTGTTCCAGGGCAAGGAAGACGAAGCCCGGAAGGTCTTCGACTCCATCGCCCCGTCCGAGGACACCGACAGGCACATCCGCGAAATCCAGGACGCCATCGAAGAGGACAAGCTGTCCGGTCAGAAGGGTTCGCTCCGCGGGAAGACGTTCGGCCTGCAGGCAGTGGTCTGGGTGGGCATCGTCCTCTCCGTCCTGCAGCAGTTCGTTGGCATCAACGTGATCTTCTACTACTCCACCACGCTGTGGAAGGCCGTCGGTTTCCAGGAGAAGGACTCGCTCACCATCTCGGTGGCAACCTCCATCACCAACATCCTGGTCACGCTGGTGGCCATCGCCCTGGTGGACCGGATCGGACGCCGGCCCATTCTCCTGGCCGGGTCCATAGGCATGGCCATTTCACTGGGCACCATGGCGCTGGCGTTCTCCGCCGCCGTTGGCTCAGGCTCAGAGATCTCACTGCCGGGCGTCTGGGGTCCGGTGGCCCTCGTAGCGGCCAACATCTTTGTGGTCAGCTTCGGCGCGTCCTGGGGCCCACTGGTCTGGGTCCTCCTTGGCGAGATCTTCCCGTCCCGGATCCGTGCCCGTGCCCTGGGCCTGGCCGCGGCCGCGCAGTGGGTGGCCAACTTTGCCATCACACTCAGCTTCCCGGTGATGGCCGCTGCGTCCCTGCCCCTGACCTACGCCATGTACGCGCTGTTCGCGGCGGCGTCGTTCTTCTTTGTCATGTTCAAGGTGCCGGAGACCAACGGCATGTCCCTGGAACAGGCCGAGACGCTGTTTGTGCCCAAGGGTTCAAAGAAGGCATAA
- a CDS encoding GNAT family N-acetyltransferase — protein MTTNPGALTPLLTADVDGGTFRLRHAVSADLPGIVALLADDSLGAVREGGHEMAPYERAFEAIDADPCHLLVVGEYVPVGAANGPVVATFQLSFLPGISRQGSWRSQIEAVRVAGSLRGQGLGNLMVGWAIDESRRRGCTLMQLTTHKTRTAAHRFYGRLGFDASHEGMKLTL, from the coding sequence ATGACCACAAACCCCGGCGCTCTGACCCCCTTGCTGACTGCCGACGTCGACGGCGGGACCTTCCGCCTCAGGCACGCCGTATCCGCGGACCTGCCCGGGATCGTTGCACTGCTGGCCGACGATTCCCTGGGCGCCGTCCGCGAAGGCGGCCACGAAATGGCGCCCTACGAGCGGGCTTTTGAAGCGATCGACGCCGACCCGTGCCACTTGCTCGTGGTGGGGGAGTACGTACCGGTTGGGGCAGCGAACGGCCCCGTGGTAGCCACCTTCCAGCTGAGTTTCCTGCCTGGCATCTCGCGGCAGGGCTCCTGGCGCTCGCAGATTGAGGCGGTCCGCGTGGCGGGCAGCCTTCGTGGCCAGGGCCTGGGAAACCTGATGGTGGGGTGGGCGATTGACGAATCCAGGCGCCGCGGCTGCACGCTGATGCAGCTGACCACCCACAAGACGCGGACGGCCGCCCACCGCTTCTACGGGCGGCTTGGCTTTGATGCCAGCCATGAGGGCATGAAGCTCACTCTCTGA
- a CDS encoding mannitol-1-phosphate 5-dehydrogenase, with product MKAVHFGAGNIGRGFVGLLLHQAGYEVVFADVADALIDQLAAADSYNVHEVGENPTLRTVDNFRALNSGTQEAELVREIATADIVTTAVGPHILKFVAPAITKGIAVRAAGLAPLQVMACENAINATDILRADVGALWDDAAGSLDDAAVFANTAVDRIVPNQAPGQGLDVTVETFYEWVIDRTAFGDAAPVIPGATFVDELSPYIERKLFTVNTGHASAAYFGFEAGLEKLSDAMADQDVAEDVRAVLAETKQLLVAKHGFNNDEQEAYVQKILVRFSNPHLPDTVNRVGRAPMRKLSRHERFIGPAAELAERGIVPEALLGAIAAALRFTDPADAEATELAQILASSSPADATARITGLAPEHPLFAAVSVLVEERQAEGAKAPA from the coding sequence GTGAAGGCAGTACATTTCGGAGCCGGGAACATCGGCCGCGGCTTTGTGGGTCTGCTGCTGCATCAGGCCGGTTATGAGGTGGTGTTCGCGGATGTCGCGGACGCGCTCATCGACCAGCTGGCGGCCGCCGACAGTTACAACGTCCACGAGGTGGGGGAGAACCCAACCCTCCGGACGGTGGACAACTTCCGCGCGCTCAACTCCGGCACGCAGGAAGCGGAGCTGGTACGGGAGATCGCCACGGCGGACATCGTCACCACCGCCGTGGGGCCACACATCCTGAAGTTCGTGGCGCCCGCCATCACCAAGGGCATCGCGGTGCGGGCTGCCGGGCTGGCGCCGCTGCAGGTCATGGCCTGCGAGAACGCCATCAACGCCACGGACATCCTGCGGGCCGATGTCGGCGCGCTCTGGGACGACGCCGCAGGCTCCCTGGACGACGCCGCGGTGTTTGCGAACACCGCGGTTGACCGGATCGTGCCCAACCAGGCGCCGGGCCAGGGCCTGGACGTCACCGTGGAGACGTTCTACGAGTGGGTCATCGACCGGACGGCATTTGGCGATGCTGCGCCGGTCATCCCGGGTGCGACGTTTGTGGACGAGCTTTCGCCCTACATCGAGCGGAAGCTCTTCACCGTGAACACCGGCCACGCCTCCGCCGCGTACTTCGGGTTCGAGGCAGGCCTGGAGAAACTTTCCGATGCCATGGCCGATCAGGACGTCGCGGAAGATGTCCGCGCGGTCCTGGCGGAAACCAAGCAGCTTCTCGTGGCCAAGCACGGCTTCAACAATGACGAGCAGGAAGCCTATGTCCAGAAGATCCTGGTCCGGTTCTCCAACCCGCACCTGCCGGACACGGTGAACCGGGTGGGGCGCGCCCCGATGCGGAAGCTCAGCCGGCATGAACGGTTCATCGGCCCCGCAGCCGAACTCGCCGAACGGGGGATCGTGCCCGAGGCGCTCCTGGGTGCCATTGCTGCGGCCCTGCGCTTCACCGACCCCGCCGACGCCGAGGCCACCGAGCTTGCGCAGATACTGGCGTCCTCATCGCCGGCAGACGCCACGGCCAGGATCACGGGGCTCGCTCCGGAGCACCCGCTGTTCGCGGCAGTGTCCGTGCTGGTGGAAGAACGCCAGGCAGAAGGGGCCAAGGCGCCCGCCTAA
- a CDS encoding PTS mannitol transporter subunit IICBA, which translates to MATQTVAKPRTSLRVGVQKFGTFLSGMIMPNIGAFIAWGLITALFIEKGWIPVPALGGFGTNAEGVPYVGLVGPMITYLLPLLIGYTGGKMVYDVRGGVVGAIGTMGVIVGAGIPMFIGAMIMGPLGGWTMKKIDLLWEGKIRPGFEMLVNNFSAGIWGALLAMLGFYGISPLVQAFSTGAGNVVQFLVNNGLLPLTSIFIEPAKVLFLNNAINHGVLTPLGIQQSLEQGKSILFLLEANPGPGLGILLAYMFFGRGLAKGSAPGAAIIHFFGGIHEIYFPYVLMRPLLILAAIAGGMTGIATLAVTGSGLVAPAAPGSIIAVLAQTSRDSYVGVILAVLLATAASFLVASVILKTTKHSDETDLTDATSKMEAMKGKKSSISSALTGAGSGVGTAVLAGPIKNIVFACDAGMGSSAMGASVLRNKIKAAGFPDVKVTNAAIASLSDTYDVVITHQDLTERAKPVTSSAAHFSVDNFMNSPRYDEIVELVKEHNTEGGTPDAGAAAGAPGAAGHGAHVANAPLDAEPAEAAETALPSDILMADSVILNGTATTRDAAIDEAGQLLLARGAVDEGYLAAMHEREESVSTYMGSFLAIPHGTNAAKDHILKSAVSVIRYPNGIDWDGKQVKFVVGVAGINNEHLHILSSIAKVFTNKAQVAQLEAATSVEEVLELFGKVNA; encoded by the coding sequence ATGGCAACACAGACAGTTGCAAAACCCCGCACCAGCCTGCGGGTCGGCGTCCAGAAGTTCGGGACGTTCCTGTCCGGAATGATCATGCCCAACATCGGCGCGTTCATCGCCTGGGGCCTTATTACCGCCCTCTTCATTGAGAAGGGCTGGATTCCCGTGCCTGCCCTTGGCGGTTTCGGCACCAATGCCGAGGGAGTTCCCTATGTAGGCCTGGTTGGTCCCATGATCACCTACCTGCTGCCGCTCCTGATCGGCTACACCGGCGGCAAAATGGTCTATGACGTCCGCGGCGGCGTGGTGGGCGCCATCGGTACCATGGGCGTCATTGTGGGCGCCGGCATCCCGATGTTCATCGGCGCCATGATCATGGGTCCCCTCGGCGGCTGGACGATGAAGAAGATCGACCTCCTGTGGGAGGGCAAGATCCGCCCGGGCTTCGAAATGCTCGTGAACAACTTCTCCGCCGGTATCTGGGGCGCGCTGCTGGCGATGCTGGGCTTCTACGGCATCTCGCCGCTGGTCCAGGCTTTCAGCACCGGGGCCGGGAACGTGGTCCAGTTCCTGGTCAACAACGGCCTCCTGCCGCTTACCAGCATTTTCATTGAACCTGCCAAGGTGCTGTTCCTGAACAACGCCATCAACCACGGCGTGCTGACTCCGCTGGGCATCCAGCAATCACTTGAACAGGGCAAGTCCATCCTCTTCCTGCTCGAGGCGAACCCCGGCCCGGGCCTCGGCATCCTGCTGGCGTACATGTTCTTCGGCCGCGGCCTCGCCAAGGGCTCCGCCCCCGGTGCCGCCATCATCCACTTCTTCGGCGGCATCCACGAAATCTACTTCCCGTACGTCCTGATGCGCCCGCTGCTGATCCTGGCCGCGATCGCCGGCGGCATGACGGGTATTGCCACCTTGGCCGTCACCGGCTCCGGGCTGGTAGCGCCGGCTGCGCCTGGCTCGATCATCGCAGTGCTCGCCCAGACCTCCCGTGACAGCTACGTCGGAGTGATCCTCGCGGTTCTGCTTGCTACCGCGGCGTCCTTCCTGGTGGCCTCGGTGATCCTGAAGACCACCAAGCACAGCGACGAGACGGACCTGACCGACGCTACATCCAAGATGGAAGCCATGAAGGGCAAAAAGAGCTCCATCTCCTCGGCCCTGACCGGCGCTGGTTCAGGTGTGGGCACGGCCGTCCTGGCCGGCCCCATCAAGAACATCGTGTTCGCATGCGACGCCGGTATGGGCTCCAGTGCCATGGGAGCATCGGTGCTGCGGAACAAGATCAAGGCGGCCGGGTTCCCGGACGTCAAGGTCACCAACGCCGCTATCGCCAGCCTCAGCGACACCTACGACGTTGTGATCACCCACCAGGATTTGACCGAACGCGCCAAGCCCGTCACCTCCAGTGCCGCGCACTTCTCCGTGGATAACTTCATGAACAGCCCGCGGTACGACGAGATTGTGGAGCTGGTCAAGGAGCACAACACCGAAGGCGGAACGCCCGACGCCGGTGCTGCTGCCGGCGCCCCGGGTGCTGCCGGCCACGGCGCCCACGTCGCCAATGCCCCGTTGGATGCGGAACCCGCCGAGGCTGCGGAGACGGCGCTGCCGTCGGACATCCTCATGGCCGACAGCGTCATCCTCAACGGCACCGCCACCACCCGCGATGCCGCCATCGACGAAGCCGGCCAGCTCCTCCTGGCCCGAGGCGCCGTGGACGAGGGGTACCTCGCCGCCATGCACGAACGCGAGGAATCCGTATCCACCTACATGGGGAGCTTCCTGGCTATCCCGCATGGCACCAATGCCGCCAAGGACCACATCCTGAAGTCAGCGGTGTCAGTCATCCGCTACCCGAACGGCATCGACTGGGACGGCAAGCAGGTCAAGTTCGTGGTTGGCGTGGCGGGCATCAACAACGAACACCTCCACATCCTGTCCTCCATCGCCAAGGTCTTCACCAACAAGGCGCAGGTGGCCCAGCTGGAAGCAGCCACGTCCGTTGAGGAAGTCCTGGAGCTGTTCGGAAAGGTGAACGCATAG
- a CDS encoding TetR/AcrR family transcriptional regulator — protein MSLDGQLPPKMRLLHAAAELLSKSAGASVSTRQITQLAGVTAPTLYHHFGDKEGLFDAVVTAGFEEYVAGERDFAPSGNPLEDIRRMWDNHVQFGLKQPELYLVMFGNIRPESRPAIVADAEALMEEMLNKAAAVGQLNVQPREAARSILAANVGVTLMLIAEPAAERNLELSTMTRDAMIFAVSAAQAEGAATEDSARSSVVVAAIALNAALQASHSDQLSSSELKLFLEWLHRISTSTSS, from the coding sequence ATGAGTTTGGATGGCCAGCTTCCCCCCAAAATGCGGCTGCTGCATGCAGCCGCCGAGTTGCTTTCAAAATCCGCCGGAGCATCCGTGTCCACCCGCCAGATCACGCAGCTGGCAGGGGTAACGGCGCCCACCCTGTACCACCACTTCGGTGACAAGGAAGGTCTTTTCGACGCCGTCGTCACCGCAGGTTTTGAGGAATATGTCGCGGGCGAAAGAGACTTCGCCCCGTCCGGAAATCCGTTGGAGGATATCCGGAGGATGTGGGACAACCACGTTCAGTTCGGACTTAAGCAGCCGGAACTGTACCTGGTGATGTTCGGCAATATCCGCCCCGAAAGCCGCCCCGCCATCGTCGCCGATGCCGAGGCGCTGATGGAGGAGATGCTGAACAAGGCTGCGGCAGTGGGCCAGCTGAATGTCCAGCCACGGGAAGCGGCCAGGTCTATCCTGGCCGCCAATGTGGGTGTGACGCTCATGCTGATTGCGGAGCCCGCCGCCGAACGTAACCTCGAACTGTCCACCATGACCCGGGACGCCATGATCTTTGCGGTGTCCGCGGCACAAGCCGAAGGGGCGGCCACGGAAGACTCCGCAAGGTCCTCTGTGGTGGTGGCAGCGATTGCCCTGAATGCCGCGCTTCAGGCATCGCACTCCGACCAGCTCTCCAGCTCGGAACTCAAACTTTTCCTCGAATGGCTTCACCGAATCTCCACCAGCACGTCGTCGTAA
- the ptsP gene encoding phosphoenolpyruvate--protein phosphotransferase, which translates to MQNFPGVGVSPGRIIGTIRQMPKPISEPPAGEQLAGGTSAEEATAALKAASQAVHDELKARAAHASGDGKAVLEATALMAKDTMLIKGAAKLVARGLSSERAIWESGSSVAEMLHNLGGYMAERATDVLDVRARIVAELRGVPAPGIPTSSTPFILVAEDLAPADTATLDPNKVLALVTAGGGPQSHTAIIARSLGLPAVVAAIGVDELPDGTDVYVDGAAGTITAEPDESLRAAAEAWAATASLLAEFSGTGTTADGHLVPLLANVGGGKDAEAAAKLGAQGVGLFRTEFCFLERDSEPSVEEQAAAYKSVFDAFPGKKVVLRTLDAGADKPLPFLTDSTEPNPALGVRGYRTDFTTPGVLDRQLEAIALAEKQSEADVWVMAPMISTAEEAARFASMCADAGIKTPGVMVEVPSAALTAEAILREVGFASLGTNDLTQYAMAADRQLGPLANLNTPWQPAVLRLVGLTVEGSRAEGHSKPVGVCGEAAADPALAVVLTGLGVTTLSMTARSLAAVAAVLKTVTLAEAQQLAKLALSAPSATEAKAWVREKLPVLEELGL; encoded by the coding sequence GTGCAGAACTTCCCAGGAGTTGGCGTCAGCCCCGGCCGCATCATCGGGACCATCCGGCAGATGCCCAAACCGATCAGCGAACCCCCCGCAGGCGAGCAGCTGGCCGGCGGTACGTCCGCCGAGGAAGCCACCGCCGCGCTCAAGGCAGCCTCGCAGGCCGTCCACGACGAACTTAAGGCCCGGGCCGCGCACGCATCCGGAGACGGCAAAGCCGTCCTGGAAGCCACGGCACTGATGGCCAAGGACACCATGCTGATAAAGGGTGCGGCCAAGCTCGTTGCCCGCGGCCTCTCGAGCGAGCGCGCCATCTGGGAATCCGGTTCGTCCGTTGCTGAAATGCTTCACAACCTGGGCGGTTACATGGCCGAACGCGCCACCGACGTCCTGGATGTGCGCGCACGGATCGTCGCCGAGCTGCGCGGGGTGCCCGCGCCCGGCATCCCTACCTCCAGCACGCCATTCATCCTCGTCGCCGAAGACCTCGCACCGGCGGACACCGCCACCCTGGACCCGAACAAAGTGCTGGCACTCGTTACAGCGGGCGGCGGCCCCCAGTCCCACACCGCTATCATCGCCCGCTCCCTTGGCCTGCCAGCCGTGGTGGCAGCCATAGGCGTGGACGAACTCCCGGACGGCACGGACGTCTATGTGGACGGCGCGGCCGGCACCATTACGGCTGAACCCGACGAATCACTGCGTGCCGCAGCGGAAGCATGGGCGGCCACGGCTTCCCTGCTGGCCGAGTTCAGCGGCACGGGCACGACGGCGGACGGCCACCTGGTGCCGCTGCTCGCCAACGTTGGCGGCGGCAAGGACGCCGAGGCTGCCGCCAAGCTGGGCGCCCAGGGCGTGGGCCTTTTCCGCACCGAATTCTGCTTCCTCGAACGGGACTCCGAGCCCAGCGTTGAGGAACAGGCCGCCGCCTACAAAAGCGTTTTTGATGCGTTCCCAGGAAAGAAAGTGGTTCTGCGAACGCTCGACGCCGGCGCCGACAAGCCGCTTCCATTCCTGACCGACTCCACGGAGCCCAACCCGGCCCTGGGCGTCCGCGGCTACCGCACGGACTTCACCACACCGGGTGTGCTGGACCGCCAGCTGGAAGCGATCGCCTTGGCCGAGAAGCAGTCCGAAGCGGACGTGTGGGTCATGGCCCCAATGATCTCGACGGCGGAAGAGGCGGCCCGCTTCGCCTCAATGTGCGCCGACGCCGGCATCAAGACGCCCGGCGTGATGGTGGAAGTCCCCTCCGCCGCGCTCACCGCCGAGGCCATCCTGCGCGAGGTGGGCTTCGCAAGCCTGGGCACCAACGACCTCACCCAGTACGCCATGGCGGCCGACCGTCAGCTGGGCCCCCTGGCCAACCTCAACACGCCCTGGCAGCCGGCCGTGCTGCGTTTGGTGGGATTGACAGTGGAAGGCTCCCGGGCGGAAGGCCACAGCAAGCCCGTGGGCGTATGCGGTGAGGCGGCCGCTGACCCGGCCCTCGCCGTCGTACTTACGGGGCTGGGCGTCACCACGCTGTCCATGACCGCGCGGTCCCTGGCCGCTGTGGCCGCGGTACTGAAGACCGTCACGCTGGCAGAGGCGCAGCAGCTGGCCAAGCTGGCTCTCTCCGCGCCCAGCGCCACCGAAGCCAAGGCCTGGGTACGGGAAAAACTGCCCGTCCTCGAAGAGCTCGGCCTCTGA
- a CDS encoding HPr family phosphocarrier protein — protein sequence MPERIATIASRSGLHARPAALFAEAAGNVGVEVTIAMQGDPEDEALDASSILSLMTLGAAKGDVVVLRAEGDGADEALDSLVKLLETDLDAE from the coding sequence ATGCCCGAACGCATCGCCACCATCGCCAGCCGCTCCGGCCTGCACGCGCGCCCCGCTGCGCTGTTTGCGGAAGCCGCCGGAAACGTGGGAGTGGAAGTCACCATCGCCATGCAGGGCGACCCTGAGGACGAGGCACTGGACGCTTCGAGCATCCTGTCGCTGATGACTCTGGGCGCCGCCAAGGGCGACGTCGTGGTGCTCCGGGCTGAAGGTGACGGCGCGGACGAGGCACTGGATTCGCTGGTCAAGCTCCTGGAAACGGACCTCGACGCCGAATAG
- a CDS encoding alpha/beta fold hydrolase, producing the protein MRLSDGEDIESGGLTGRLYRSVAPVGDVPRPTYVLLHGIGVSHRYFARLHRELALAADVYSFDLPGFGDAPKPRRQVPVGEYAAFVRAALAEAGVTSCVVIGHSMGTQHAVELALQEPELVAGVVLMGPVVDPRRKSVARQALALTRDAMFSESPSANAIVLADYFRAGPRWYFTELPVMMQYPLEARIRGVSQPLLVLRGSQDPVAGRDWCERLAAQAHQGSAAEIPGHGHVFQHTATGLVAAAITGWVPIRRRGPFPGA; encoded by the coding sequence GTGAGGCTCAGTGATGGCGAGGACATTGAATCCGGCGGGCTGACGGGCAGGCTGTACCGCTCCGTGGCGCCAGTAGGCGATGTGCCGCGACCGACGTATGTCCTGCTCCACGGGATCGGCGTTTCCCACCGCTACTTCGCGCGGCTGCACCGGGAGCTGGCTCTCGCAGCTGATGTCTACTCCTTCGATCTCCCAGGGTTTGGCGACGCGCCCAAGCCCCGGCGCCAGGTGCCGGTGGGTGAGTATGCGGCTTTCGTGCGGGCAGCGCTTGCTGAAGCGGGGGTGACGTCCTGCGTAGTGATCGGGCATTCCATGGGAACCCAGCATGCCGTCGAACTCGCCCTCCAGGAGCCGGAACTCGTGGCCGGCGTAGTTCTGATGGGCCCGGTGGTGGACCCCCGCCGAAAGTCAGTTGCGCGGCAGGCGCTGGCGCTGACCCGCGACGCCATGTTCAGCGAGAGCCCGTCCGCGAATGCCATCGTTTTGGCGGACTATTTCCGGGCCGGCCCGCGCTGGTACTTCACCGAGCTGCCCGTGATGATGCAGTACCCCCTTGAGGCCAGGATCCGCGGAGTCAGCCAGCCGCTGCTTGTGCTTCGCGGCAGCCAAGACCCGGTGGCCGGGCGTGACTGGTGCGAGAGGCTGGCCGCCCAGGCCCACCAGGGCAGTGCGGCGGAGATCCCCGGCCATGGCCACGTTTTCCAACACACTGCCACGGGGCTGGTCGCCGCCGCGATCACCGGGTGGGTCCCTATTCGGCGTCGAGGTCCGTTTCCAGGAGCTTGA
- a CDS encoding helix-turn-helix domain-containing protein, with amino-acid sequence MALIAPRMTAALPPEDAGKLQRALAGGNDITVFVDGTVHRLTPQARDAVVDILSRFSRGEAVTVSSVEEMLTTSQAAELAGISHTYLRNMTDRGEIPVEYRGTHRRIRLAAIMAWLDRQKKLDQQEKPAQA; translated from the coding sequence ATGGCACTGATAGCTCCGAGAATGACTGCTGCGCTTCCGCCCGAGGACGCAGGGAAACTTCAACGGGCCCTGGCGGGCGGCAACGACATCACGGTTTTTGTGGACGGAACCGTCCACCGGCTGACGCCCCAGGCGAGGGACGCCGTCGTAGACATCCTCAGCCGGTTCAGCCGCGGCGAAGCGGTGACCGTCAGCAGTGTGGAGGAAATGCTCACCACCTCCCAAGCCGCCGAACTCGCCGGGATTTCCCACACGTACCTGCGCAACATGACCGATCGCGGCGAGATTCCTGTGGAATACCGCGGCACACACCGGCGGATCAGGCTCGCGGCCATCATGGCCTGGCTGGACCGGCAGAAGAAGCTGGATCAGCAGGAGAAGCCGGCGCAGGCCTAG
- a CDS encoding CdaR family transcriptional regulator, which yields MQQDVEQLVEQVAQKLGRGLSLEDLDGLLLAYSSNQSHADRVRVNFLLSKRVPADVSAWQLSHGIATAVRPVAIPANQELGMLGRVCVPLMVRGFRVGYLWVQQDSAEENPTAILSQLPDVAPEVERLSGLLLESNTAESEFRRGREREFLAACSGDANAVAAVAGWKEIQGKGPWQMVTVLDADGWAGGPDPIASMLIHRSAALQATVGVDVALFSAGTETHSVVLFRESVGRANHAQVLVHYQLELAKRSGRPVHRIILGISEGFAKPRELAEAYGQSRLAAQAAAVDPQLGELVDCRATGVYQLLASAGGGAGAWADSGSVYVRMLEDHDRNDELLPVLELIYDNDGSVQDVATKLHLHRSSIYNRLGRIRQLLGVDPLRGMSRLELHAALKMRRWASRPRI from the coding sequence ATGCAGCAGGACGTGGAACAACTCGTTGAGCAGGTGGCGCAGAAGCTAGGGCGGGGACTGTCCCTGGAGGACCTCGATGGACTGCTGCTCGCTTACAGCTCCAACCAGTCCCATGCGGACCGGGTCCGGGTGAACTTCCTGTTGAGCAAGCGCGTCCCGGCCGATGTCAGCGCCTGGCAGCTTTCCCACGGCATCGCCACGGCGGTCCGCCCGGTAGCGATTCCCGCCAACCAGGAGCTGGGGATGCTGGGCCGGGTGTGTGTTCCCTTGATGGTGCGCGGATTCCGTGTCGGCTACCTGTGGGTGCAGCAGGACTCGGCAGAGGAAAATCCGACGGCGATCCTCTCCCAGTTGCCGGACGTGGCACCGGAGGTGGAGCGGCTCTCCGGCCTGCTGCTGGAGTCCAACACGGCCGAGTCCGAGTTCAGGAGGGGCCGCGAACGCGAGTTCCTGGCAGCCTGTTCAGGCGATGCCAACGCGGTGGCTGCCGTGGCGGGGTGGAAGGAAATCCAGGGCAAGGGGCCGTGGCAGATGGTCACAGTGCTCGATGCCGATGGCTGGGCCGGCGGCCCGGACCCCATAGCCTCCATGCTGATCCACCGGTCGGCGGCGCTGCAGGCGACGGTTGGAGTGGACGTTGCGCTGTTCAGCGCCGGCACGGAAACGCACTCGGTGGTGCTGTTCCGTGAGTCGGTGGGCCGGGCCAACCATGCCCAGGTACTGGTCCACTACCAGCTGGAGCTGGCCAAGCGTTCAGGCCGGCCGGTGCACCGCATAATCCTTGGCATCAGCGAGGGTTTCGCGAAGCCGCGGGAGCTTGCCGAGGCGTACGGGCAGTCCCGGCTGGCGGCGCAGGCGGCAGCCGTGGACCCTCAGCTCGGCGAACTGGTGGACTGCCGTGCCACCGGGGTGTACCAGCTGCTGGCATCGGCGGGCGGGGGAGCCGGCGCCTGGGCTGACTCCGGGTCCGTTTATGTGCGGATGCTGGAGGACCACGACCGCAACGATGAGCTTCTCCCCGTTCTGGAGCTCATCTATGACAACGACGGTTCGGTCCAGGACGTGGCCACCAAACTCCACCTGCACCGCAGCAGCATCTACAACCGGCTGGGCCGCATCCGGCAGCTCCTGGGTGTGGACCCGCTGAGGGGGATGTCCCGGCTGGAACTCCATGCGGCACTGAAAATGCGGCGCTGGGCGTCGCGCCCGCGGATCTAA